The Microtus ochrogaster isolate Prairie Vole_2 chromosome 4, MicOch1.0, whole genome shotgun sequence nucleotide sequence TGGTGTGGGGAAAGGAGTGTTTGTTCCTGCTCCAATGCTCCCAAGCGGAGCCCAGGATTGTTTTTTGCCTATagagcctcctctctctccctctccctctccgcgaaagaaaaaaagaaggccaGACCGGTGTCGCAGCACTAAACCCTGCAAGACCCACGTTTGGACGAAGTAGTCTCTCTcactcttcaaaagaaaaaaaaaaaaaaaaaagtgactgataaactatTACAGTAGCCTGGAagatattcaaattaaaaaaaaaaaaaaaaaaaaagctgttcgTGCATTGgccgggaatcgaacccgggccTCCCGCGTGGCAGGCGagaattctaccactgaaccaccaaTGCCGTGTTGTAGGAGGCTGTCCTGCTGGTTGTGATGTTTAGGTGCTGCCATGTTTAGCCGGTGGACCATCGATGTTTCGGAAATTCATTATATGGAGCCATGAATACAACCAACGCTCCTCTAGTCAGACGCACATCGCTAAGGAGGTCTGCACGTCTTTTCTTACGCCAACTcgctctttctttttcctgcctgCCGGAATCCGAAGCAGCCCTGGACGTCCTCTACCGCCACCCAGACCTCCAGAAGCCAAGAAGCAGAGGTGGCCGGAAATCTCATCACAGTTCTGGGGACCCCGCAGGCTGAAAGGACAGACCCGCAACTGTCCTTGGTTTGGAGCTCGGAGTCTGCCTTTGAGCGGGGCACGAAGGCGACTTCATCCGGAGGGCGAAGTGTCGTAACTTTAGACCCCCTCCCAGCTGAGCACTCTCACCAGCCTCATCCCGGCAGGACCCAGTGCTTTCTGTGTTCGCACCAGCCCTTCACGTACCGGAACTCACTTGTCTGTACAGATCCTTTATCTCTCCGTGAGAAGAGGGGGTGAGACTGCCCCTATGAGCCTGGTATCTTTTGGAGCTCGCCCTTTTCCATGGCCTGCAGCCAAGGTCAGGTGGCTTAGCAGTAGCCTTAACTTTTCCTGCTGGCCCCCAGTCTGCTGACATACATGCCTGGACTAAAATCTCCAGACCCACACTGAGATCTTGGGCTCTGGCTTAACTTTTCTCTTTCATCCTATGCCGGACTAAGATCCCAAAGATTAGCAGTCCCTGGCTCAGGCAGAAGAGCCTTTGGAGGGCCAGGCTCTAGCTGGACAGCCAGGTGCAGGCGATTGTCCCCTTACTGCCCCTtgcggaggggggggggcaggggataGCAGAGTCCAATTAGAGAGAAGCTGGTTTGTTGTGGTCTCTCCCAAAATGACTTTGGGCAAGACCCTAAGGTGTCTTCTGGTGAAGAATCCTAACTTTCAAAGGAAGAACTGCAAGTGGgggacaggagttcaaggtcagcctcagctacaacAAGGCTGTGTACGACtgatggaaagagggaaggaagaaaggaaggagggagggagggaaggaaagaaggaagggagggagggaggtagagaggtagagagggagggagggagagaggcagagagggagggagggaggtagggagggagggagggcattcTTGCTCTCCCAAGTTGATCTGAGGGCCAGGCAGACTCTGGTTTCCCCTCCTCATTTGTAACCACAGCAGAGGTGACTATGGATGGAATACTGTGAGTCAGATAAGTCACACTCAActagttagtgtgtgtgtgggtcttGTCAGCGGTGTTCTGGGAAAGGGGGGTGGTGGAACAGGTTGACTTcactgctccctcctctcctgtctcttcAGGGTGGGTAATAGCAAGAAGATCCCTCTACTCATCAACCAGGTGTCTTAGGACTCACCTAAGTCCGAGGGTCAAGAACACCTACAGCCCTTACAAAGCCTGCAGGGATAGCTGCCTGCCCCTGGGGCAGAGAAAGTGTGAGTGAGGGGCCCTGGCCTCACGGTCAGTGATAGGGAGGAATGGAGTGGCCTGGACTGTAGTGAGGGAAGGCTGGCATGCCCTGGCCATCTGTATTTGTGCTCTGTTCCTGTGGACATcaaccctgcccctccccccccacccccttagCAGCCCAGACTGAGGAGCTGGATTCCATCAGGAGGGAGCTGAGCAAGATCAAAGCCCAGGTGGACAGCCTGTTGAAGAGTCTGGAGTCCATGGAGGAGCAGAGGGCTCAGCATACAGATCAGGTACTCAAGAGGGTGCCCAGGCCACACTCTCAGTGGGTCCCAGTTTTTCCTGTTCACTGGGGGTTCTATCTGTGGCTTTCTCCTACTGTTGTTTTGGTCGTTTTTGCTCTTTTATTCttctggctttttgaggggcccaccacccagctcccaaataaatcacacatggaggcttattcttagttatgaacgCCCAGCctaagcttggcttgtttcttgccagtttttcttaaattaccccaACTACCTTtatgcctctgggcttttatctttcttacttctgcatATCTTTCCTTCTCATTCCGTGGCTAGTTGGGTGGCTATCTCCCCTGGTTctcttgttcctttgtttctcttttcatactcttctgcctgccagccctgcctatccttgttcctgccttgctcctggtcattcagctctttattaggaccatcaggtgttttagacaggcaaagaatcacagcttcacagagttaaacaaatgtagcataaacaaaagtaacacagcttaaAATCATATTGCCCAACACACGATAGGCCACCTTTGCCAGTATTGACTCTGGCTGTTCCACGCCAGAGGGACCTCTGTGACATCTAATGTTGTCTGGAGTCAGCTGGGACTTCCAATCATTTCTCAGAACAGGACCAAAGGGGAGTGGGAACAGGTGTCCTGGAAGCAGGGCTCCTCACGCACAAACACCGAGCCCAGCAGGTGTTCAGGGCTCCCAAGATGCTGCTCAGGAGAAAGCATAGACGGGGCAACACTGAGTGGTCTGCTCTCCTCCACCCTACTTGTGTTTGGGTTCTTGTGGCCACTCTGTGAGCAAAGGCAGGGCACTCTGGTTTGTGTAGGAACCGGTAGTCGTAGGGTCCAGGCAGGCTTACGACCTCTACCCAAGAGCAATGCCTGGGACAGCCACGTTCTGCCGGCCACCACCCCTTGTTTTTTGACTTGGGGTTTGATTAGCCCAGATATATCAGGGGCTACGGCCAGGCATTTGGACACTTAAGTTAGTCAGTCCTAGTTGAAATATCATCTTCTGGAAAGGAAGCTAAGCTTTGTAGATTCTAAAGATGTTTCATATCTCAAGCCCCCCTCGTAAGCTTGTTACAATTTgaatttctgcctcttttctggcCTCATGCCATTGGTTGCCTCTGGTTCTTGGGATTGCACAGTACCATGCTGCCCAGGGAGGCCATGTCATGCTAATGTTCCTAGATTGAGACAATCCAAATCTGAACTGGTAACGAACGGTCCTTTGTGCAGCAGTAAAGGGCCTAAGTTTTCTCTGCCCTCCGTATCTTCCTGTCATTCATGCCCCACACCGCTTCCCAAGTCTGTTCAGCAATATCAGGGTTGGTAGTGGTGAATTCCCTCATGAGCCCCGGCCTAACCCAGGCTGGATGGGCTcagaagagtgcttgctgctgccTAGGGCCTAAGTCACAACTGCCCCGGAAAAAGAATGGGCTACAGGAAAAtgcttgctctgcctgctggTTCTGGGTTTCCAGGCTTCAGTGGTAGCGGGTCTGCTTAGCATGGACAATCTCCAGTACCTCTTCCATCCCCACAAAGAATCTAGGCTAAGGTCCCAGGACATAGGGGTAGGAGGGAAGTTGGGGGTACTAGATTTTAGCTGGTCGTTCCTAAACTCTACCTCCCACCCTCTAAGCCAGCCCCTCCTATTAATTCCACAGGTGAAGACTCAAGCATCGGACCAGGATAGCCAGGAGGTGGGGACCCTTCCAGGCTCCACTGTTACTTCTTGGGTGGCTTGATTCCTTGCCTTGTTTTTGGAAGTCCCTGGTCACACCCGTGCAACCTAAAGTAACCTTTCTGGAGCTAGGGCAATGCAAGTAGAAGCATGGTTCAGCCAGTCCACCCAGGAAACCTCCTGGTAGTTGTGGGCTTAACTTTGAGGTCTTTTCCAGGAGtccagggtgggtgggtggggggggtcCTCACAACTAGCAGTATCTCACCATCTTCACTGAATTATGGCCTTGCAGGAGGCACCTAACAGGGCCCTGAGCCCCCACTGAATGCAGACTGCCTCTAGTTTCCTCCTTCCCCATGCACCACTAAACCTGGTGGTGTGGCACACTTTTCTGCAGCCACAGTAGTGAAACACACTTGTGTCCCTATAATGACATTGAGCTGTGAGGTTGTGTGTGCCCCTCTAACCAGCCCCTTTTGGTTAAACTCACCACCATGTACCCTACAAAGCCATCCTTTAAAACAGGTAgataacttttgtttgtttttcgagacagggtttctctgtagctttggagcctgtcctagaactagctctgtagaccaggctggtctcaaactcacagagatccacctgcctctgcctcccgagtgctgggattaaaggcttggtaGATAACTTTTATGTCTTGTTTTTATATTGATTTGCACTGTTATAACACTAActtcacctgtaatcccagcactcgggaggcagaggcaggcggctctctgggagttcgaggccagcctggtctaccaagggagttccaggacaggctccaaagctacagagaaaccctgtctcgaaaaaaaaaaaaaaaaaaaaaaaaaaaaaacaaaacaacactaacTTCAGATCTACTCTAGAGTCatgtcaaaaaggaaaaaaaaagtgtatttcttCCTCCTGGTCAAGGGTTCTTCCGTGGTCCATATAAGTAGCTGAGCAGGCCCCTAGGATACCTAAACTTAATAGAGGTCTCACACAGCTTTCAAGTAAAGATCAGGAACCCTACACTCCTAGCCAGTGAGGCCAGCTCTGCCTTAAGAAATAGCCAAGCTGTAGTGGTGCCAGTATTTAGGAGCTCTTCCCCTTGGTAGGTCGTTGCTGCCCTGAGCCAACACCGGACAGGAGACATCAGGTAATGAAGACAAGCTAGGACtccacttgtttttttgtttgcaacAAAAACGATTTCTCTGTCTGCCCTAgaacgcagagatccacctgcctcagcctccccagtgctgggtttaaaggtctgtgccatcaCACCGGGCAGGGCCCTACTTCTGCAAAGCTATGGAAGCCTCTGGTTCTGCTCTTCTACTGGCCAAAGAAGGGGGACCAGGGCTTCCTTCCAGAGCATAGTCCTTCCCAGTTATCCAACTCCTAGACATGCATCTGTGCTTTGGCAAACCAAAGGAGAGGGAGGATAGGTGTGCACCCAGCCTTCCGAGGCCATTTAACTCTCCCGTCCTTttgtcaagatagggtttctgtgtagccccggctgtcccgGCATCTCCTCGCTGCAGATACTGCTCCTGGAGCAGGCAGTTTCTCCACTAAAGCACACTACTCCTTCTTACTTACTTACAGTGAACTAGCAAAAGGGAAAATTATAGGCAGTACTGATTCAAGCCATAGACAACACAGACTCAACACAGGCCCAGTTCAAAACAGCATTATTGCTAACTCTAGTACCACGAAAAACAATCACAAGATGTATCTTCAGATATAAAAGTTTTTATGTTTAGTTCGGATAGTGAGAAGACCCCTTGTTCATCCTCTCAAAAGATGTTTATCATAGACTGGAGCCAATGGCTGATCTGTACAGGGTCCATTCCTTGGAGGACCACACCCCCAGTCTCATTTACCAGGTAATCTAATCCAGTTTAAGTCGTTTCCAATTTGGGAGTAAggctttcatgtttttgttttttttccaactgGATAGCGGCCGCAACGGCCCTTTAAACCGTTCCAACGCTGCTATCCAGTGCTTCAGTTCTGTGCGCGCTACCTCCGCTCTCATTTCTCTGCTCAGCCAAGCCAGGCGACCAAGAGCGCCGGAAGAGAAGGGCGACAGCAGTTGTCAGCATTCTTGTTGCTCAGGTTTTCCAATCAGGACGGGGCGGCGGCGCTCCTCCGGCGGGCAGCCCGCACCAAGCACTGCTGTAGCACTGGATAGAGGCGCTGACAGCCTTCTAGGCCCAGGCGCACTGCGTCTGTCCAACTCTCAGTCTGGCCGCCTTCCCCGCTGCCCAGCAACCCGGCCACCTGGTTGAGCACCGGCATGAGCGCCACCGTGAGGCCGGCGGCAGAGTGCTCCTCCTCGAGGCGCGTGGGGTCCAGCAGCCAAGTGGGCGAGGGTCCCGGCGTGAGGCTCAGGCCACAGCCCACCACCAGATCGTACATCTCCACTCCCGCGTCGGCCAGGGCGAGCGCGGCGGCCGTGAGCGCCGCGGCCAGGGCAGAGCCGCCGTCCTCCAGCAGCAGCGCGGACACCTCGAGCTGGGCGCGAGGGTAGCGCCCCAGGCGCACCGCGGGCTCCAGAGCCTCCTGCAGCGCCAGACCCAACTCGCGCTCCTCGCCGCCGCCCTGGGGCGCGCGACGCCGGCGACCGGAGAAGGGTGCGCGGCGGAAGTCACAGAGCAGGCGGCCACGGAGGGCGGCCGGAGCCTCGCCGCCCGCTCCCGCAGGGCCACCGCCGCGCTCGCCGCCCTCGGCCTGGCGCGGGCCCGACACGGCGCACAGCACCTTGGTGCCTCCCGCCTCCAGGTAGGCCGAGCCTTTGGCCTGGCTCAGCAGCCCGGCGCGCGCGTACACAGGTCGTAGCCGCGTCGGGTCGCGGGCAGCGGGCGTCTCGTCTTCGTCGGCCGCGTACAGCTGTGGCGGCTGGGACTCCTCCGGTCCGCGGATGCGGCGGTGGTCTCCCGGCATGGCGACTACCGGCGCACGAGCCACTTCCGCCGGCCGGGCCACCTTGCGCACCGGTTCTTCCGCCTACTTAAACATGCGCGCCGGCGCGAAGCCTATCGGGAGCGCTCCTGTGGCCGCCCCGCCACTTAGCGGCGTGGAGGAAGTACAGCTGGGCTTGACCCGCGCTGGGACCTGGGCTGGGCTTGGCTTTTATGGATCTAACCTGTTAAGGCTATTCCTTGAATTTTGCTTTCAGAATGCTTTACATAAACTTGCCCAAGTTAGGGACTTTTTGTTCACTCCTGTACTCAGTCCCCCGGCTGGCTTCAACACTTGTTTAATAAATCGATGGAACGAACTCTCCCTACACTGGATATATAGacacatgtataaaatacataaatgtattaatgcatataaagatatatagatagctagatacatatatgaatatatatacacatatgtatttatatatacatatataatatttctaaCACTGAGGAACTGCATAAGTAGGCAGTATCTACTACTGCTTCTAGACACTGCTGTTTATAGACTCAAATTGCATTTTAGGGCCAGGCCAAGGTCTTGAACCTAACTAGGTAAGAACCAGGGACAGGACAGTTATTGAGAGACACCTCCATGCTTATATTTCCTGTATTAGTTGTCTGACCTCATATCAGCATCttcaaagggaagcagagaagggacaTACATGGCCCAAGGCAGAGATTATCCCAAGAGACTGAGAAAGGTGCTTCTCCACTTAAGTAATTCAGTGGAAATTTTCCCCTCAATTTCAGCCCATCCATCCATTTTGCCTCTGGCTCTGCTATCCTAGGGGCCACCCCTAAAGTTCAGGGGTCTAGGAATGTATTCTGTGAGAACTCAATCCGGAACAAGCTGGAACCGCAGCCTGCATTCTGCAGATACACAGGGAGCTAGGGTCCACCTCAGGAGAGAAAGTAGAATGCCTGCATCAAGTATTGCACAtggtcctttttattttctgcagcAAAAAGGCTTCCTGCCTGCAGACCTGGAAGCCTCAGGTAGTCAGGCTCTAGACATGATCGTGACGATGTTAAATAGCATTCCTGGGGTAGTGATTCTACATAGATGTTGCCGACATTTATGGCTCAGAGCAATAACGGAAAGGGGCGATGAATCACGGGACAGTTCCGGGTATGTTCCAGTTACTGCTGGATTAGGACGGATGGGTGACTAAAAGGTCCCCAAACTCAAATGTCTTCTTGGCAGGAGGGCTTCTGGGTGGACTCCCGCATTCTGACACATCTGGTTGACGGGTAAACGCTTCCGGGTGAGGGCTTCCTTCCCATCAGTTCTTCACATCTCCCAGGCGGAGCTGGGCAAAGGAAGTGGCCAGCTGCAATGCTTCCTGAAGGCAGCCCACGTTTTTGCCTGTGGCCTGGGCAGACATATCCTTGCCACCACCTTTACCATCCATCAGGACTGAGACCTGCTGTACCCACTCGCTGGCTTTTAGGCCCCGGTTGGCTGCATTCTAGAagacaggaaggggaaatggCAGTCAGAATAGGAGATGGGATTgaggtggggaagagaggaaCAGCACAAGGAGGGGGCCCATCAACACCCATTCATACTGAGGCTACCAGAGGCCTAGTCTGCTCTACAGGGGAGCAGCTATGGCCACTGTCAAGGTGAACAAAAAGCAATGCCAGGCGTTAGCTAGTAGTTACTACATCTACCAGCAAGAAGGTCTGGAGTAAAAAGTACTGAAGGAAATGACAAATGGAAGAATAAGATCAGTAGTTTCTCATTAGGGGTGCGAGCGAGCATGCACGAgcacgcacgcgcgtgcacacacacaggcttggCAAATATGACCAAGAGCCCCTCTCTGACTTAGCTTCAGACagtgcttccctctgcctcctgagcgctgggattaaaggcatgcaccatcactgcatGGCTGCAGGTTTTTAAAGTGAGGCCATAAGAAGTTCTGACCTGGGGAACCTGGCACAAGCACGTGATCTTGCCAGCCTCGTTGTCCACTGTGAACAGCATTGCAGATGTCTGAGGAGAGTGTGTCTTGAAAAGCTTCAAAGCTTCATTCAGGGCCTGAGGGAGAGAACTTCCTGTCAGGTCATGGCACCGGGGCAGGGAGCCCTACTTTATGGGAGTCTGTGGAACACAGCCCTCAGAGCAACACCCCATTTCCTTTGAAGAGCACATGCTGTCCCCAGGAGCCCATGCAGACCAGAGGCAGGACCCTGCCCAAACTCTCCCCTAGGGAGCTCCTCCTTCCTCAGGCTACCAGATCTTTTCATGGCTCTGCCTAACTTCAGTACTGAGCAGTGGGCCTCAGAGACACCAGTGGTCTGACTGGgagggaaaacacaaacagctgacAGGTAGGGCAGCCCTGGCCCTAGCCCCTGCTTGCCTTGGCTGAGGCCCCGCTCTCCATCTCCAGGATGA carries:
- the LOC113455950 gene encoding heterogeneous nuclear ribonucleoprotein C-like isoform X1, with the protein product MACSQGWVIARRSLYSSTRCLRTHLSPRVKNTYSPYKACRDSCLPLGQRKSAQTEELDSIRRELSKIKAQVDSLLKSLESMEEQRAQHTDQVKTQASDQDSQEVGTLPGSTVTSWVA
- the LOC113455950 gene encoding heterogeneous nuclear ribonucleoproteins C1/C2-like isoform X2 — encoded protein: MACSQGWVIARRSLYSSTRCLRTHLSPRVKNTYSPYKACRDSCLPLGQRKSQTEELDSIRRELSKIKAQVDSLLKSLESMEEQRAQHTDQVKTQASDQDSQEVGTLPGSTVTSWVA
- the Exosc6 gene encoding exosome complex component MTR3; this encodes MPGDHRRIRGPEESQPPQLYAADEDETPAARDPTRLRPVYARAGLLSQAKGSAYLEAGGTKVLCAVSGPRQAEGGERGGGPAGAGGEAPAALRGRLLCDFRRAPFSGRRRRAPQGGGEERELGLALQEALEPAVRLGRYPRAQLEVSALLLEDGGSALAAALTAAALALADAGVEMYDLVVGCGLSLTPGPSPTWLLDPTRLEEEHSAAGLTVALMPVLNQVAGLLGSGEGGQTESWTDAVRLGLEGCQRLYPVLQQCLVRAARRRSAAAPS